Below is a window of Ahaetulla prasina isolate Xishuangbanna chromosome 1, ASM2864084v1, whole genome shotgun sequence DNA.
AACACCATGAGCAGACCTGCGAGCAGAAGGCTGTCCAGAGAGAGATGGAATTGTTTTATACTCCATAAAACCTAGAAGTATGAAACAAGATAATTGAAGATGTTTCGGACccacacaaaaaaaaatctgtctcagaATTTTGTAGCACCTCAAAAAGCTAAAGTGCATATTTGCATAGATTAGACTCCACTGTAGCAGCAATCACAAAAAGTGAAATGGGCACAGAATGCATTGATACATCATAATCGCAACTAAACTATTCTGTTCCACAAAAATTGCAATTATTGCAACACTTTTTTGTTGTGTTTATTGCCATAAAAatcactttctttaaaaaacatatagtCCAAGAATACAGTTTTACTTCATTATCCTAGGCATCAATCCTGTTTCAAGACCTACAATCCTACAACAGATATTGTCAGATCATTATTATTGCTTTTCCCCTGAAGTGAAATTACTCCTGTTtactgtctgtggagattcttgtttttttcaagaggcaactggatttttctggtttttctttgaagacatttcacttctcatccaagaagcatcttcagatcTGTTTccacgtcttggatgagaagcaaaatgcctttttaaaaaaacccagaaagtcctgttgcctcttgaaaaagcacctttggcactcCCATTTACTATTTTGTgagttttctttattatttttattttattttttatttatttcgattatataccgcccttctcccgaaggactcagggcggtgtacagccaagtaaaaatacagtatatacagattaaaagaaattaaaagaaaacatattatattgtggccgaaaatttaaaacagtttaaaatcttaaaatataaataaccccaataaaaattttaatccagtcccgcttgaatgaataggtgcattttcagctcacggcgaaaagtccgaagatcaggtacttgacgtaaaccagggggaagttcattccaaagcgtaggagcccccacagagaaggatcttcccctgggggccgccaaccgacattgcttggcggacggcaccctgagaaggccctctctgtgtgagcgtacgggttggtgggaggcaaaaggtaacagcaggcggtcccgtaagtacccgggtccttaCTTTATGTGTTGACAGCTTCCATTTCAGGCTAATCTTTTGTTTTCATCAAATTGAGTTGCCTATAAAGGTGGCTTCTTGACCCTGTCCAAATCCAGATGACACTTAAGAAGGCAAGCATTGTACCCTTCTTACCTAGATCAAGGATGTGTGTGTCATTCAGGTATGTAGAAGTCCTCTGGCCTCCGAATATGACTAATTTGTTCTTCAACAAAGTAGCTGAATGACTTTGAGATAAGGACAGAGAATGTAAAAATCAAACATACTTAGGTAGAAAACTTGTTCATGCATTATTATTTGACACCTTGCAAGGAGAAATGCATCAACTAGCCAACATTTTATATTCCACTCATGTTGGTTCTTGaatgtttctttaaaataaaaatcaaggacACAAATTATCAGAAGGATAATCCAATAGCAGGTACAACATTAACTAACATTAGCAGGTACAACATTAACTAGCATATTCAAAAGTCCACAATGGCGTTTGTTGTATTATTGATCCTATTTTTGGTTTTCTGACATttataaatttagtaaatttatAAATTAGTAAAGAAGGGGACCAGAGAAATCACAAACTTTCCATTATGAGTAAAAGTGTCTTGCCATTCCTGATAAATGGATCTTACTTAAAATGCTTCCTTCTGCTATTGCTAAGAGATACAACTGCTTTGCAGTGCTAAGCAATAATAAATGGgataggaaaaacaacaacaatggctACAAAAaggagacttccggtttggcaccgtaggtgatggcggtgatctttacgatcaccaacctctggattatgtggaatcgctaggacagcttaaatctgctgtccagcggttcggaaaaccccttcttcgggagaaggagaaggtggtgagctgagggcagaggttgaatttccctaaagcccctgagaaaaaaggggtttgaagggttaagttccctccagtaacccgaagtgctccagatccgaggattcttctgctttggcggaaccaatcaccacgaccaaacgccgagatttattttggacaataaaggattataccggacagaacgaaagtgggagaactttatgcaagtagccaagccgattccccgatactttgtaacaagcttgaaaacagcaagaaaatggaggcgaattgttaacaagttaacgagtggaaagcgaaagtgatactttcagcgtttgtctgcagttggtaatttgcatgttgctgcttttactctttaactctttgctgcctgctgatagaatctaggggagatttttaaatactgctttaaaagactgtgtttcttagaggttaagaagatttaaagtgaatattaagttggaaataaataaataaataattttatagaagatggcagccaaacaattaaagtctactgtaacaaagagctctggaactttatcagctggtgcctctccagctcatacagcagagactagaacattgaatttagaggcgttacaagagaacttaaaaggctttatagaagaaaaatttaaagtaataactgatgagatgtctgaaatgaaagagcagatatcagaaattcaagtgggaaataaagaagttaaagaaggatttgtaatggcagtacgaagtttggcaacgaatgtgattttattggaagaggaggttgaagaaattaagcaacataatttaaaattagaaaataaaatggatgaatttcaaagtaaaatggaaaaacagaggatgaaatagttttgatacaatatagaaatatggaatttgctcttagaattcgaggtttgaaagaaaataaggaagagaatttaaggaaatttttctgaagtatttgctgagatattagcagctcgtccagcagatgtggcttatcaaattgataaaatatatcgtgtgaattcttggatagcaaggcaaaaagttgccaagggatgttgttatttattttacaaacagaacagtgagaaatcagattttgcaagcttcatataaggggagaagattcagattgctggtcaagatattttgatattaaaggaaattccaccaaaatgttaagggctaggaaggaatttgccttcctggtgaatgaacttaaaaaacatcagattgaatatagatgggatattccaactggtataatagtatattatgcagggaaagtacatcgtttcaatacggttggaaaagcaagagaattttatgttgaggaattaaaagttggaagtcttccccattggaagctagaagaaggaggctgaagtgaaggaagagaagtgaagcaggtacaagaacagattgtgatggaagaagatttattacaagtgttggaaatacctacgacgggtttagattcaaaagaacaaaggctgacaagagctgctgctaaacgcaaggaacaagagatgaaggcacaacaacaactggcaactactacaacggaaacagtgggaggagcaaggcctaaagtaaaatgtgatctgcggctggtgttccaaaagtttccttcgggcgataatggcaattaaactattatcttggaatgttaatggcctgaattcaccgcagaagagaaggaaagtatttcattatttgaaacaatttaaaaatgacattacctgtttacaagaaacacatattagatcttgctaaatgttggagatgcgattgtgaagatgctacttattaccatatatggtggacttgtaaaaaagttaaagtattttggattaaagtatggtggatcatgcagaatattttgaaaagaagattaagtttactccagttctttctactaggaataattatggactatacagctatagagactaaattgattttgaacttaataacagtcgcaagacttttgattgctcagtattggaagaaagaagaattacctacaatcgaagaatggacactcaaagtatcaaatctggcagagatgacaaaatctccgcttacttgaaagactatacactagaaaaatatattttagaatggaaaatgtggattgattatatttaaaataagtatcagataaaaaaatatcgaatagcatatgagtaaatttaggaaatattttgtattagatatatttttgaaggagaggggaattgagagtgtgactaagtgtggtgtgactagagattataatttaggaattattttggattatgattgttagttttgataccctgcattttgttctgggaagtcggggtgggggtgggggtaaggggagggaattgggggtttggtagagatggagtgatggttaatgtacagggattattgaagaaatataattaatgtagggtcgggtctgcatagttaccattttagaacggtgaggagggagaaaagagagagtaggaggtatgaaagaggagaagaggaaggaagagggatagtagaggagaaggaaggtgtagggtggagggaggagaggatgtagataagagaaggagaggaaggtttggaaagtaaagaaggtagaagaggaagagtgttaaaagggtggtggtgactgggcaagcccgactaattgtatataactgtacattggatgaattatttgatatgattgtaaaaataaaactttttataaaaaaaaaaaaaaaaacaatggctacaaaAAGGAAATCAGAATAAGTACATAAATGCATATGAAAATGAGTTCTGTAGAAAAACTCAAATGGTAGGTTTATCCAAGGGCCTCTCCACGTGATTGAAGTGTGAAGTGGAATCTAAGTGGAATCTTATCTAAGGAATATTATACaacagtaaatatatatataaaaagaaacactCACTTCTAGCTAAAATAAAAGTGCATGAAAAAAATTCCCGCTTCACTTTTTAGCAGAGAAAATGACCAAGGAAATAAATCTTGCCTATTTCAGAGTCTTCTGAATTCAAGACAAGATGCCTCACCCAAGCCTTGGCAGAGGCTTCTCCCCCTCCACAATTGGTTGGTACCAAATCTCATagtcaggattgaaaataaaaagtGCATTACTGCAGGCACCCATCTCCAAGGACAACATTTTAGGGAAAGCTCCTCCAAAGACAAATAATTCCTTGCGATAGACAGTTGCACTGTGAAAGGCCAGAGTGGGCACTTTCCCTTTAGcctgagaagaaagaaagaaaaatctaatCACAACCCAAGTCAGCAGGCCAATCTGACTTAACATCAGCAGTAGTGGGTGCTCTCCTGCTCTCAGTGGCATTACTCAATGGCATTActgatgagctgtggtggcacagtggttagagtgcagtactgcaggcttcttctgctgatcaccggctgccagcagtttggcagatcaaatctcacaaggctcaaggttgactcagccttccagccttccaaggacggtaaaatgaggactcagattgttgggtgcaatatgctgactctgtaaaccgcttagagagggctgtaaagcactatgaagcggtatataagtctaagtgctattgctgttgctattactgGAAAGCATCCCTCCAGTTTCTAAATCTAAGGGGCtgatttggacaaaactcagcagcactttttcgtgccattgttgataaaaataggattgccaacatccaatgatggatatggcacaagaagaagaagaagtttttAACTATAATCTATCAGAAAATTTTCACTTGCTCTATTTACTTCTCTTTTCTGTCTCCTCGATGAATTATTCGACTTTTTGCCATTGTATTTGCACTCTTATTTCTTACCAAAAAAGAGTAAGAAGTTTACAAGAACCAAAAATAGGCACATAAAAAGCAAGCTGAAGCTACACTTCTACAGTGCCCAATGTTTGGTTTCTACTCACAAAAACATGAAGCCATTTCCAAGAGGTTGTATCCAAAACATAGATGCTGTTGTAGTGTCTCCCCTCTTTTATGCCCCCAAATATGTAGATCCGCTTGGTGTCTGGGTCGTAAGTGGCACTGTGACCTCGGGAACACTGTGGTATGGAATTTTGTGTTGGGAAATCCATAGGGAACCAAAAGTCATTATCTGTGAATTAGAAGATATACAGTGAACAGAGAAGATGCATAGTCTTGTATTTGTGAAATTCAGAGACATTTTCCTTAAGGCATCCCCTCAATGTTATTCAATGGAAGTTGATTCCAGTAACTTCAAACTCAAATTGTAAGACAGCTAATGGTCTCTTCAATTTAGAAGATTTAGAAAGTTTTCTTCCCATGACTTGCCAACAAGGCATATCATTATTAGAAGGACAGAAGTATCTCACCAATCTCCAGTTTCCAGAGAACATCTTTGCAGAATTGTTGATTAGATCCTTCACCACCAATCAAAACTGCTGTATCTCTGTCACACAAGCACATAGCATGATACCATCGAGCACTTGGACATGCTAAAGACAACAAATAGAAGTAGAGTCAGTCAACAGAACCAGGGCACAGAAACAATTTCATTGTGGAAGAATAATTCAGGAAAGTCTTTTCCTACAAGCTTAATACATGAAAGATACTTGCATGCTACCATAATTAACTCTGTATGAAATGGCCATTCTTTATTCAGTTTTTTCCTGGTCAAATCTGCTGGCCTGATCCAGTCAGTCAGAAAAACACCTGCCCGGGGACTCCACTTATTAGGAGATGCGACATGAGAGGGAGGAGTAGAAGCTCCCTTCCTATTTCCTGATCCCAATTCTTATGGTCTTTCAAAAAGTTGAAAAGACCTGGCTTTCCCTGAGGGCTTTCTAGGATTCATCCTGGAGCTATCAATGTAAGTTTCATTTTTAGATTTTATCAGAGAtaaaattcaggggtgaaatccagtaggttctgacaggttctggagaacgagtagcagaaattttgagcaattcagagaacaggcaaataccagctctgcctggccccagagtgaggtgggaatggagattttgcaatatccttcccctgcacgcccaccaagccacacccatagaaccggtagtaaaataatttggatttcaccactggatacatTGTTAATATTTTGTGATACTGTATTTTTACTATGACTGTTTAATTACAttgttaattatatattaaaatttaactatagatttaaaatttaaatctaaaaaatgaaaaacaatttcCTAAGTATATCTAATGTCTTTCTATAGGTAATCCTTGGTGTCCCAGAACACACCTTCTAATTATTTAAACTTTCTGAAGGTCCTGTAATAAATGAGCGCAAGTTTAAATTATTGATTTAAAAGACTGTCTTTgtgtgttgtatcttttttgcCTCTGAGGAGTAAAATAATCAGCAGTTTAatgttttaaactatttttatacTATTCTTCCTCCTGAAGAAAGGACAGAGTATAATGAAATGGACAAACAGAAAACCTTTACTTTCTCATCCAGAATATTATGGAATATTAATTACAATTCCATTTATAATTCACACAAGATGGATATTCAACACAACTAAGAATTGCTGATCTAGATACACCAAGCCgagttcaataaaaaaaatttttttaaaccatCTTTACCTTGCAACTCTTTAACCTCCAAATCTGCAGAGAAAAtacagagaaatatttttttagtatAAAAGCATCTTAATGCTATGATAATATTAAATCTCCATTTTCCTGAAGTTGAGTATGGCAGTGTTCCACCCACATGCACTCCCAGTCAGATTTGATGCCTAGAGACTATggaatccatgcagttttctaggcatcattttcagaaatatgaaataatttaCATTGCTTTCCTCTTTCATTTGGACTGAGACTCAATGACTGGTCCTGGCAAGACTAGAATTTTGTTTCCTTGCTTCTTGCTCAGCACTTTAACACTTGCGTTTCTCAACTTTgagaactttaagatgtgtggactttaattccagaATTCTCCTTACTGGCTGggaatttggggaaatgaagtccatatatcttaaagttgccaaaatcaaGAAATAATGATCTGGACCAAGCTGTCTCTTTTGACAGTATTATGAGACTTTAGATGTATGTGTTTTAGAATGCACATTCAGGACAATTTAGCATAAATTTAATAACTTTATATCCATAGTTTTTGACCCAGAGTACTGAAATATTAGTATTTATACTAAACACATGAACCATCATCGCTCTACCTGTACCATGAACTAGAATGGTGCACAACTAAATCCTTCCATGGTGATACCCAGTGTAATGCGTTGGAAAAGATAGTAATGCAATTTCAGCGATGAAAGATGACTGAGCAATCTAAGGTGGGTCACTGTTGCTCAGCAAATAGGTAACTGAAAACCTTTTACCTTCAGATTCATCTTGTCTCTGGGTTGACGAGACTTCAAATAGAGTCCTTCTGGTTTTATTTAATTGAATAAGGTTAGATAGACAAGTTTTCTTCTTAGCCTGTAGCTCTGTAGGGGCAGGTAGCATCAGTAGCTTTTCCATTGGTGGAGAGTAGCTCTTTTCAAGCATAGGTTCTTTATGGCACATTGTGGAACTCTGATTTCTATCCTGCTAATTAGAAAAACAAGGTAGAATTACATTATAAATTACCCAGGCCCTATAAAtggccttatttttttaaaaaatgcttagaTTTCTGAAGATTTCAGCAAGACCCAACCAGTCACTCTGGGTGAGAGCATGTTGAATGTTTTGTCTGATTTGGCAGGTACACATAGAGTGAAGCATCTTGTGACATTAATTTCCTAAAATTACTGTGGGCTCCAAGAACTGCAGACTTTGAACAACTTTCCATAAACTGAAACCACTGTATGTATTATAGAGGCCAGAATAACAGAATTCGGTAAAGTACGGTTTCAGACTGACAGTGCAAAGGCTATTACTCTCTGAAATTTTCTACATTTAAAAACGAGCGTCTTAATAATGAGAATAGGCACACCATGTTCGCTTTTATATGCCAAGGAATTTTTATAAGTGAGAGCACTAAAAACCCACTAAAAGCCCTTCTTTCTCACCATCATATTCTGATACAATATCACCCAGAATTCTATAGCTAACCAGATGTTGTTTGGCCACACGAAAAGCTGATGGGCAGAAAACCAGAGAACGCAGTACTGAGATTTGTTCCATATGAAGGTAAAATAAAAGTCTTGGAGCTGAGGCAGCATTTCTCTAACACAAACCTCAGGGAGCTCCATTTCAGCGACAACGAAAAGtttaccatttatttattgatagATGGCAGCACTTTGTCAACCTTATCTGGGCCAGGAAACTATATAAGGGTTAGACCTCCACAGACTACTGAAGCTCTAAATTAGGAAATCAAAAAGTAAGTAACATTTCCTGCTGTGTAAAGTGCATAACCACACCTATACTACGCTATAAATCAAGAGTggcttaaaaaattttttttctttttgtatagaCAGGAaactggaggcagcaaagaatagGGTTGCAAGATCAACATATCTTAAGAAATGGTGCTTTAAGCTTGGAGCCATCTTGATATGGGAACACATCCACCAATCCAAATCACAAAGACAGAGAATACTTTTAACTGTTGAAAGAGAAGCTTCTCCATAACCAAACCAGGTggcttgttttctgacaaagccaGTACTTTAAATCTCCACTCTTACTTAATCTCAGATGTATGTATTTAATATGGTACAAATAGAGAGAAATAAGGTAATTACAAGGGTCTGATATATAAAACCTAACATACAGAGTTCCTTCAATCTTTGGAGCATGCCTTCAGGAAGAACAGGTGACTGGTTGGTTTTTGGTTCCTGAAATATTAAATGGAGGTGCTATGGAACAGTTAAAAAGGAGATGGAAACAGGATAATACTAGCTATAACTTTACCAACATATGATGTACAAAGGAGAAGTGATGATTGTTGCTAAAAATAAGGCACATGGGTTGAATAAAAGAAGAGGAACTTAGACCTTATTGGGTCTGTTCCCCAACTCCAAGGCACTGCAGCTGGTGTCATCTTATCTGTTTGTATTGTTAGTGTACACAGGATCAGTTCTTAATAAAGTACTAATGATTTGGATCATTAATGGATGAAGCAGCTTACCTTACATTATATCTGTAATTTGCATAAGGCAGTGTTTATCAACTTTAAgattcatggacttcaactcccaaaattcttaaAGTTACCAGggttgagattgagaaacactgacatagAGGCATGGTTACGGTTCCAGCTAAGTATTATCTCTAAACTATCTAGCTAAGCATTAAAATGGGCCTGAGGATTGGAGAAAATGGGTGTTGGGCACTCATGAGACCTCTCTCACTCAGCTTCTTCTTCATCCGAGAACCAGTTTTAAATGTCTTTGGAGAAATTGGTTATGTATTATCAATCATCTCcatgttttatctttttaaagattAATTTTTCTAGTCtgtattatgtttataaataccTCAAAGCAgtaaacatatctaatattccttcctcatcctattttcctcacaacaatcccctgcaaggtgagttgggctgagagagagagtgactagctcaaagtcacccagccaccgtTCATggctaagggaggactagaactcctggtctcttggtttctagtccaatgccttaaccactagactaaactgtcTTTCTAAATTAATGGAAGTAGTCTCAATTTTAATGTTGAGAATTCTCAAGATGATCATTTTGAATGGATCTGAACACACAAGCCTATTTGGGGTTTCATGGACAAGAGTTTGAGCACTAAAATCATTTTTGGTTGTGTTGTGACCTTTGCCAGGACTTTATAAAGGCTTTTAATACTAAGTAAAGTACtaaagactttattttatttatttatatttatatttatatttatatatatatatatatatatatatatatatatatatatatatatatatatatatatatatatatatatatataaagacttTATAAAGGTTTTTATTactaaggaggtataagcatatacatatacatatacatatacatatacatatatatatatatatatatatatatatatatatatatatatatatatatatatgaagaagaaaagaaaaacaataggacaggaatggtaggcacgtttgtgcgcttatgcacgccccttatggtcctcttaggaatggggtgaggtcaatagtagaaagtttttggttaaagcttttaggattatgagaagagaccacagagtcttggTACTTTCACTCCTGGATGATTGACATCATAGGGTGATTCCAGGAAATACCTATTTTGATTACAGCACAGTCACACTTTAGCAATACCAATATATATTAGGATTCAGGAAATGAACCATCAGAATCAGAAGAGGTTTAAAGAGTAGATCTACTAGCTTTCACATAATAGGTAAAGCTTTTAGGGTAGCAGATAATACAATCACATCACTGATAAAAATCATGTAACTGGAATCAGGAATATAAATCAGTGATAAAAAAAATGATGTAACTGGAagacatttttactttttttgcaaacatggtaaatgctttaaataaatttACAAGGATCAAGTGTCACTAGACAAAAAATAAACAAGACATCAAAACATAGAGTCTATTTACCTCTTCCTTAACAGTCAGCAGAAGTTTAATAGGATTGCCATTCTCTGCCTGCTTAAATGAAGCCATGAGAATATCAACTCTCCAGTCACCTTCCCAAACCAAACATCTGTTCAAGCAAACACAGACACATGAATCtaagatttattgatttattgaatcCCTAAACCACTATCTCATACATGTGACTTTGGGCAgtgcacaaaattaaaataataggaACCAAAGACAAACAGAACACTCAGAACAGATGGGACAGGTAATTATAACCAGGGAGAGGCCAAATAACCTGAccccatgccatgtagggctttaaagaccAAAACCATAACCTTGCATTTAACCCATAAGCAGACTGGTAGTCAATGCAACTTGCAAAGTAGAGATATAAAATGTTCAGATCTAGGGGCACACAGTAGCCTCTGCTGCTGTGTTTTGcaccagttgaagtttctgaatgcacttcaagggcagctctATGTAGAACACCTTAGAGTAGTTTGTTCAAGTGGTGACCAGGGAACGACTGGTTGAGTGTAGAGCCCTTCTGATCAAAGAACAAGTGCAATTGGTACACAACACAAACTTGTGCAAAAGTAATAGTAGCCATGACTGCCAACTGGTCCTTGAACAGAAGTTATGAATCCAGAAGGATCCCAGATTGTGAACAGGATCCATCTATGGTAGTGTACCAAAGATACTAAATTCTTAGATGCAGAAGGCTCTAAAACCTAAAGCCACTCAGTTTTGCTAGGGTTGAGCTTATATCTGTTGTTCCCCATTCAAATGCCCAACAGACACTTTCAACAGCATTGCTTACTTCACCATGGTGGAGATGTAGAGCTGGCTATCACCAGCATACTGATGATGCCTCAGCCagaagcttcatgtagatgttaaacaagaATAAAGAAACTACTGAACTTGCAGAATCTCACACATTAGGGGCCCCGGGCACGAACCCTcctgttgtggttcgccagcagcctgcaaagctggcaacggagtcagacagcaatgaggctgacgaagagcatgggccagtcctggaggctggggaaggcccagatgagggttctctctcggaggcagaggtgcggcCAGGGCCATCAGAGAGTGagatgtggactccggagcctccagagcctgacagtagtgatgcagaggaacaggaggagcctgttcctaatgcacacatgagaagagctgccagaaggcaagagcagctcaagcaaagaggacgactcaggaatagggccaagagatggttggcccctccaataaggcttaaaagaccagcaatagcatttgggctctttgccagaaaacaacattgatagctttgtcttgttgcatttatataggtgtcttctgaacttttgccaagaaaggcctttggcagtttgcctaattggaccaaggttggtgataggactgaggaattgtatcaggaggaatttgctttaatttagttgaactgtactgagaatgagttaattctcagctgttctaataaagtttgtttgttttttcaaggactgagtttcctactacctacttgggcctgggtcacaacacctcccTTCCAATCCACATGATTGGAATCTGccacagaggaaggaagagaagaagagcaaGACAGTGCCACCTACTCCCAATCCCTAACGCTGATCCAGAAAGAAACCATGGCTGGATGGTATTGAAGGGTACCAAGTGAACACGCTTTGGTAAAGCAAAGATGGATGTTCTAACCACATCCTGTTCCCATCAGAGATCACCCCAAAATGTGGCCAAAATGTGCTATTTCAGGCCCAAGCTGAGGCCTGGGACCCAAGTGAAAAGGATCCAACTGGAACTTACCTGGCTTCAGATCCCAGCTTGCCAATTCGTTGTGGCTTAATATCTGGGTTTATTAATACATCCACAGTAATGCTAGTTTTCTGAGAATAGTG
It encodes the following:
- the LOC131187800 gene encoding uncharacterized protein LOC131187800; its protein translation is MFSTASNFLALDGWKTPLRRWSWAAGGLWHREVASAPQSQRADFATANSRVDFYVVWSLREPPRQLSSNCHRKCYQTRLPLPLPKQFVIFGLGDWSHYSQKTSITVDVLINPDIKPQRIGKLGSEARCLVWEGDWRVDILMASFKQAENGNPIKLLLTVKEEQDRNQSSTMCHKEPMLEKSYSPPMEKLLMLPAPTELQAKKKTCLSNLIQLNKTRRTLFEVSSTQRQDESEDLEVKELQACPSARWYHAMCLCDRDTAVLIGGEGSNQQFCKDVLWKLEIDNDFWFPMDFPTQNSIPQCSRGHSATYDPDTKRIYIFGGIKEGRHYNSIYVLDTTSWKWLHVFAKGKVPTLAFHSATVYRKELFVFGGAFPKMLSLEMGACSNALFIFNPDYEIWYQPIVEGEKPLPRLG